A segment of the Streptomyces sp. NBC_01235 genome:
GGCGAACGCCCACTCGTGCTGCCGCGGAGTGAGCGCACGCGCGGTGTCCGCGTCGATGCCGGCGTGTTCCTGTCGCAGCCTGTAGCGGCGTTCGACCGCCCCCCGCACTCGCTGCTCGTCGGCCACGTCGAGGATGCCGCCCGAGGTGAGCAGGTCGACGTGCCGGTAGACGGTCGCCTTGGACACGTCCGGGATCAGGGCGGACAACTGCCCCGTGGTGAGAATCCGCCCGCCGCGCAGCGCGTGGACCACGCGGAGGCGGACGGGATGCGTCAGGAGTTCCAAGGAGTCCATGACGCAACTTTCTCATGCATGCTACCTTTCTCAAACTTGCGAAAGGTAGGGGGTGGGGTACATGCCGAGTGCGGAGCGGACCGCTGTGCAGGTGGTCACGTGGGCCCGCGACGGCCGTTTCGCCGAGATCGCGGCACTCTTCGCACCGCCCTTGCGTGCCGCGCTGACCGCCGAGGCGCTCCGGACGGCCTGGCTCGCCGAGACCGCGGGCGCAGGGCAGCTGACAGACCTCGGTGAACCGTCGAGCGAGCCCCTGGGGCAGGACCTGACCCGGGTCACCGTGCCCGTGCTCTGCGAGCGGGGAGGGGGAGGGGGACGGGAGGGTTTCACCGTCATCATGTCGGTCGACTCCGTCGGCCTGCTGAACGGACTGCGCCTCGCGCCCCCCGACGCCCCACCGTGGACCCCGCCCGCCTACGCGGATCCCGACGCCTTCGAGGAACACGACGTCACGGTCGGCGCCGGTGCGCTCGCGGTGCCCGGCACCGTGTCGGTCCCGCGAGGCGACGGCCCGTGGCCCGGGGTCGTCCTGCTCAGTGGAGGGGGACCCTTCGACCGGGACGGGACCGCCGGACCCAACAAGCCCCTCAAGGACCTCGCCTGGGGGCTGGCGAGCCGAGGCGTGGCCGTGTTGCGCCACGACAAGGTGACCTTCACGCACGCGGCGGAGACGGCCGCCGCCGACGACCTCACCATGACGGGCGAGTACGTTCCCCATGCCGTGGCGGCCGTCCGCCTGCTCCGGATGACGCCGGGCGTCGACCCCCGCCGGGTGTTCGTAGCCGGGCACAGCATGGGCGGCAAGGTCGCCCCGCGGGTCGCCGAGGCCGAGCCGTCCGTCGCGGGCCTGGTGATCCTGGCGGGTGACGCCGAGCCGATGCACCGGGCGGCCGTCCGGGTCGTGGGCCGTCTTGCCGCGCTCGACCCCGGCCCGCACTCCGACGCGGCCGTCGCCGAGATCGCCCGCCAGGCCGAGGTCGTCGAAACCTCCCTCACCTCCGACACGCCGCGCCAGGACCTGCCGTTCGGCCTTCCCGCCGCGTACTGGCTGGACCTGGGCTCCTACGACCCGGTCGCCACCGCCGCCTCCCTGGCCAAGCCGCTGCTGATCCTCCAGGGCGGCCGGGACTACCAGGTCACCGTCGAGCACGATCTGGCCCTCTGGCGGGCAGGCCTGGCGGGACGTCCGGACGTCGCCATCCGCATCCACGAACCCGACGACCACCTCTTCTTCCCCGGCACCGGCCCGTCGACGCCCGCCGGATACACGGCCCGCCAGCACGTCGACGCGGCGGTCATCACGGACATCGCCACATGGCTTGGCATACACCGGTCTGGTACATGGACTACGCTTGGTACATGTCCATGAAGCGCACGAACGTCTACGCCGACCCCGACGACCTGGCGATCATCAAGGAGGCGGCCAAGCGTCGGGGGATAAGCGAGGCCGAGATCATCCGCCAGGGGATCCATCTCGCGGCCATGGCGAACCGCGTGTGGGACGAGCCGCTCTTCTCGCGCACGTTCGAGGGGCCGGGGCGTACGCCGTCCAAGGAAGAGGTCCGTGACACGGTCGCCGACGCGGTCCGCCGTGAGGCCGGTTCAGAGCCCGGAACCGCCGCGTGATCATCGTCATCGCGGACACGTCGGGTCTCCTGGCCGCCCTCGACTCGGCTCACCCCGAGCACGGGGCGGCGAACGAGGCGATCATGGCGGCCGGTCTCCTGGTCATGTCACCACTTCTGCTGGCCGAGCTCGATCACGTCGCCACCCGCGAGCTCGGGCGGGAGGCCGCCCTCGGCGCGGTCGACGACATCCGGCGCTGGATGAGCCGGGGCCGCGTCGCCCTGCCGGAGATCACGGAGGACCACTTGGCGGCGGCCCAGTCCGTCCGAGTCCGCTACCGCGCCCTCGACCTGGACCTCGCCGACGCCGTGAACGTGGCCCTCGCCTCC
Coding sequences within it:
- a CDS encoding helix-turn-helix domain-containing protein, with protein sequence MDSLELLTHPVRLRVVHALRGGRILTTGQLSALIPDVSKATVYRHVDLLTSGGILDVADEQRVRGAVERRYRLRQEHAGIDADTARALTPRQHEWAFAAAMAALVAEFGGYLEREGSDPVDDLVGYRQHAVWLSREELVALIGALQTAIAPLLANRPTRERSRYLLSPILFPAEQQDPPR
- a CDS encoding PIN domain-containing protein yields the protein MIIVIADTSGLLAALDSAHPEHGAANEAIMAAGLLVMSPLLLAELDHVATRELGREAALGAVDDIRRWMSRGRVALPEITEDHLAAAQSVRVRYRALDLDLADAVNVALASDYDTDAILTLDRRDFRAVRPLGRHKAFRVLPDDLPL
- a CDS encoding alpha/beta hydrolase, with translation MPSAERTAVQVVTWARDGRFAEIAALFAPPLRAALTAEALRTAWLAETAGAGQLTDLGEPSSEPLGQDLTRVTVPVLCERGGGGGREGFTVIMSVDSVGLLNGLRLAPPDAPPWTPPAYADPDAFEEHDVTVGAGALAVPGTVSVPRGDGPWPGVVLLSGGGPFDRDGTAGPNKPLKDLAWGLASRGVAVLRHDKVTFTHAAETAAADDLTMTGEYVPHAVAAVRLLRMTPGVDPRRVFVAGHSMGGKVAPRVAEAEPSVAGLVILAGDAEPMHRAAVRVVGRLAALDPGPHSDAAVAEIARQAEVVETSLTSDTPRQDLPFGLPAAYWLDLGSYDPVATAASLAKPLLILQGGRDYQVTVEHDLALWRAGLAGRPDVAIRIHEPDDHLFFPGTGPSTPAGYTARQHVDAAVITDIATWLGIHRSGTWTTLGTCP
- a CDS encoding CopG family transcriptional regulator; its protein translation is MSMKRTNVYADPDDLAIIKEAAKRRGISEAEIIRQGIHLAAMANRVWDEPLFSRTFEGPGRTPSKEEVRDTVADAVRREAGSEPGTAA